A region of Necator americanus strain Aroian chromosome I, whole genome shotgun sequence DNA encodes the following proteins:
- a CDS encoding hypothetical protein (NECATOR_CHRI.G2819.T1), giving the protein MDSDEEIPGSCIIEGALDNTISVGEAVKMPEEELNMVKSNYTKAEEEVINVINQLLDRVQIESAAFHSITDGRHVEEGLDREIEAKMEVETNAFVEGRLSTTLITSDALCRKETPIEQPSSSRGDPEKKAIVESFLAKLENAAVKLNRRECRALQREIEAAHGLERTFPSPLSSKPLWMRGP; this is encoded by the coding sequence ATGGATTCGGATGAGGAAATACCAGGATCCTGTATCATAGAGGGTGCACTAGACAACACAATTTCCGTAGGAGAAGCTGTGAAGATGCCTGAAGAGGAGTTGAACATGGTGAAAAGTAATTATACCAAAGCAGAGGAGGAGGtgataaatgtaataaatcaGCTTCTTGATCGTGTACAAATAGAATCTGCTGCATTCCATTCTATCACTGACGGAAGACATGTAGAGGAAGGATTGGATAGAGAAATAGAAGCTAAAATGGAAGTAGAAACAAATGCGTTCGTGGAAGGAAGACTTTCCACTACCTTAATCACTTCTGATGCTTTATGCAGAAAGGAGACTCCCATTGAGCAGCCGTCAAGCTCAAGGGGAGACCCCGAAAAGAAAGCCATAGTGGAGTCCTTTCTGGCTAAGCTTGAGAACGCAGCAGTAAAACTGAACAGACGCGAATGCCGAGCGCTGCAGAGGGAAATAGAAGCAGCTCATGGTCTTGAGAGGACCTTTCCGTCTCCACTCAGCAGTAAACCTCTGTGGATGCGTGGTCCATGA